A single genomic interval of Thermodesulfobacteriota bacterium harbors:
- a CDS encoding OmpH family outer membrane protein: protein MKKGLLILIGIMIVLMVAGQSWAEEKTKIAIVNIQKVLGESEVGKKTKDDLSLRFKALQEKINKKQDDLEKFKQDLEKKTAVISAEARDEKEREYQKQYREFKQLYEDAQYEMQQAERKATEPLIKSLQTILEKFGKEQGYTLILDPVRSGVVYAADEIDVTDKILDLFNKENKGKK, encoded by the coding sequence ATGAAAAAGGGATTACTAATACTAATAGGAATAATGATTGTCCTCATGGTTGCCGGACAATCGTGGGCGGAGGAAAAAACTAAAATAGCTATTGTGAATATACAAAAAGTCCTGGGAGAGTCTGAAGTAGGTAAAAAGACTAAAGATGACTTATCCTTAAGATTTAAGGCCCTGCAGGAAAAAATAAATAAAAAACAGGATGATCTGGAAAAATTCAAGCAGGACTTGGAGAAAAAAACCGCCGTCATCAGCGCTGAAGCCAGAGACGAAAAAGAGAGAGAATACCAGAAACAATACCGGGAATTTAAACAGCTTTACGAGGATGCCCAATATGAGATGCAGCAAGCTGAACGCAAGGCAACCGAGCCTTTAATAAAGAGCCTGCAAACGATTCTGGAAAAATTTGGTAAAGAGCAGGGGTACACGCTGATATTAGACCCCGTAAGGAGTGGTGTTGTTTACGCTGCGGACGAAATCGACGTCACGGATAAAATCCTCGACCTCTTCAACAAGGAGAATAAGGGCAAGAAATAA
- the mgtE gene encoding magnesium transporter, which produces MEELYKDLREEVEPLLAERRFEAIKQILSASNAQDIAELITHQPPKEQVLLFRLLAKELAVDVFEHLSSPDQQHLLQNFQDSKVKDILEEMSPDDLARLLDEVPAVVAKRLVQLLPPQERKNTSTLLGYPENTAGRIMTPEYVALKREMTVAEALDKIRRVGLEKETVYYCYVVDEKRRLVGIVSLKLLVIKPPTAIIGDIMDSDAISVRTEDDQEKVARDLQKYDLLAVPVVDKEDRLVGIITVDDVMDVMEEEVTEDIYRMGGVEVPDTGYFKARVLSVVGRRVGWLLILLITNTLTGNIIMGQSDALKSFVALAAFIPLLIGSGGNIGAQSSTVMVRGLALREVSARNYWGLLSREVGIGCLLGVMLGTIVTIWAHWLQGNWLVSLTVGLSLVVISTLASLAGGMLPFVFSRLKLDPAIMSAPFITTMVDVLGVFTYFQVARFILFK; this is translated from the coding sequence ATGGAAGAGCTCTATAAAGATCTACGGGAAGAAGTAGAGCCATTATTGGCTGAACGGCGGTTTGAGGCCATTAAACAGATACTTTCAGCCAGTAATGCCCAGGATATTGCCGAGCTTATCACCCACCAGCCACCGAAAGAACAGGTGCTTCTCTTCAGGTTGTTGGCCAAGGAGCTGGCAGTTGATGTTTTTGAACATCTCAGCTCTCCGGACCAGCAACACCTTTTGCAAAATTTTCAAGACAGTAAGGTCAAGGATATTCTTGAAGAGATGTCGCCGGACGACCTGGCCAGGCTTTTAGACGAAGTGCCGGCCGTAGTGGCCAAACGGTTGGTGCAGTTACTGCCGCCGCAGGAGCGTAAAAATACCAGTACATTGCTCGGATATCCGGAGAACACCGCCGGGCGTATTATGACGCCCGAATACGTCGCCCTAAAGAGGGAGATGACCGTAGCTGAGGCATTGGACAAGATCAGACGCGTAGGTCTGGAAAAGGAAACCGTCTATTACTGTTATGTGGTTGACGAAAAAAGACGGCTGGTGGGTATTGTTTCTCTCAAACTCCTGGTTATTAAGCCGCCTACAGCCATCATCGGCGATATTATGGACTCCGATGCCATATCGGTAAGGACAGAGGACGACCAGGAAAAAGTGGCGCGTGACCTGCAAAAGTACGACCTCTTAGCTGTGCCGGTAGTGGATAAAGAAGATAGGCTGGTGGGCATAATAACGGTCGATGACGTCATGGACGTTATGGAAGAAGAGGTTACCGAAGATATTTACCGTATGGGTGGTGTGGAAGTCCCGGATACGGGATATTTTAAGGCCCGGGTTCTTTCTGTTGTAGGCCGGCGGGTAGGCTGGCTTCTGATACTACTCATAACCAACACGCTTACCGGCAATATTATCATGGGTCAATCGGATGCCCTAAAGTCTTTCGTTGCGCTGGCGGCTTTTATACCGCTTTTAATAGGGAGCGGAGGCAACATAGGAGCGCAGTCTTCCACGGTCATGGTCAGGGGTCTGGCGCTAAGGGAGGTATCGGCAAGGAATTATTGGGGCCTGCTGTCGCGGGAAGTGGGCATCGGCTGTTTATTGGGTGTTATGTTAGGAACAATAGTCACAATCTGGGCCCACTGGTTGCAAGGTAATTGGCTTGTCTCTCTCACCGTTGGGTTGAGTCTCGTGGTCATCTCGACTCTGGCCAGTCTTGCGGGAGGTATGCTGCCTTTTGTCTTCTCGCGTTTAAAGCTTGACCCGGCCATCATGTCCGCCCCTTTTATTACCACAATGGTCGATGTGCTGGGGGTATTCACCTATTTCCAGGTGGCTCGTTTTATCCTGTTTAAATAA